A stretch of the Flavobacterium aquiphilum genome encodes the following:
- a CDS encoding asparagine synthetase B, whose product MARKRILFLFIFLLSISSKASFILLPMDETTQQNHLKAYGITYWVLAKNYKASWLLNYRGGSFLLPDAEEIRKECQIRGVSFEVISDAEQTAILNEISSPSQNMEAVVLEKAPKIAVYTPEGKQPWDDAVTLVLTYAEIPFTPIYDEAVLSDQLLLYDWLHLHHEDYTGQYGKFYAAYKNVPWYIDQKRDAEALAKKLGYAKVSQEKGAVAKKIRDFVIGGGFLFAMCSATDSFDIALAADGVDICESMFDGDPSEPNYQSKLNFNNTFAFKNFTLERRPEQYEFSDIDMTLKRKIPMDKDYFTLMEYSAKWDFIPSMLCQNHTQLVKGFMGQTTSFDQNLIKSNVLIMGTCELNGEARYIHGEKGKGMFTFYGGHDPEDYQHQVGDPPTVLDLHPNSPGYRLILNNVLFPAARKKKQKT is encoded by the coding sequence ATGGCACGCAAAAGAATTCTTTTCTTATTTATTTTTCTGTTATCGATTTCTTCGAAGGCTTCTTTTATTTTGTTGCCAATGGACGAAACTACGCAGCAAAATCATCTCAAGGCATATGGAATTACCTATTGGGTTTTGGCCAAAAATTATAAAGCCAGTTGGTTGCTTAATTATCGAGGTGGTTCTTTTCTATTGCCGGATGCCGAGGAAATCAGAAAGGAATGTCAAATACGCGGGGTAAGTTTTGAAGTTATTTCGGATGCTGAACAAACAGCAATATTGAATGAGATTTCAAGTCCTTCACAAAATATGGAAGCTGTAGTATTAGAAAAAGCTCCAAAAATTGCGGTTTACACTCCAGAAGGTAAACAGCCGTGGGATGATGCAGTTACTTTGGTACTAACTTATGCCGAAATTCCGTTCACTCCGATATATGACGAAGCAGTATTGAGTGACCAATTATTGCTTTATGATTGGTTGCATTTGCATCATGAGGATTATACAGGGCAGTATGGAAAATTCTATGCGGCTTATAAAAATGTACCATGGTATATCGATCAGAAAAGAGATGCCGAAGCTTTGGCTAAAAAGTTAGGCTACGCAAAAGTCTCTCAAGAAAAGGGGGCAGTTGCTAAGAAGATTCGGGATTTTGTAATTGGCGGAGGATTTTTGTTCGCAATGTGTTCTGCTACAGATAGCTTTGATATTGCATTGGCAGCAGATGGAGTCGATATTTGCGAATCTATGTTTGATGGTGATCCTAGTGAGCCTAATTATCAGTCCAAACTGAATTTTAATAATACTTTTGCTTTCAAGAATTTTACTTTGGAGCGAAGACCTGAGCAATATGAGTTTTCGGATATCGATATGACCTTGAAAAGAAAGATTCCTATGGACAAAGATTATTTTACGTTGATGGAATATTCGGCCAAATGGGATTTTATTCCAAGTATGTTATGCCAAAACCACACACAATTGGTTAAAGGTTTTATGGGACAAACGACTTCATTTGATCAAAATTTGATAAAATCAAATGTCCTGATTATGGGAACTTGTGAGCTGAATGGTGAAGCCCGTTACATTCACGGCGAAAAAGGAAAAGGAATGTTTACTTTTTATGGAGGCCATGATCCTGAAGATTACCAGCACCAGGTAGGTGATCCTCCAACAGTTTTGGATTTGCACCCTAATTCGCCTGGCTATAGATTGATTTTGAATAATGTGCTTTTCCCTGCTGCCAGAAAGAAAAAGCAAAAAACATAA
- a CDS encoding LptF/LptG family permease: MKLTIIDKYILKRYLATFAVMLLLFAPIGIVIDISEKINKMLQNQVPVLKIAIYYYHFTIYFMNNLFPIFLFLSVIWFTSKLANNTEIIAILSSGISFTRFMRPYIIGASIVSVIVLLMGFWVIPVSSEGYNNFRYTYLRNDGKALMRGDNTDVYRQINDNDFIYVNSFNTESQTAYNFSLERFKKEKLEYKITASRIQWNPKEKNYTLYDYTKRIVGTEGDVIEKAPEKKMKFTFDLEDLTPVVYIAETLSLGDLNAFIDKERKRGSSNINVYLVVLYKKYSVPVSAFILTIIAVSVSAMKRRGGMGVNLAIGIAVAFSFVFFDKIFGVLAEKSTFSPLIAVWLPNVFFGILAVYLLRNAKR, encoded by the coding sequence ATGAAATTAACAATAATTGACAAATACATTTTAAAAAGATATTTAGCCACTTTTGCGGTGATGCTTTTGTTATTTGCCCCAATTGGGATTGTTATAGATATTTCGGAAAAGATCAATAAAATGCTTCAGAATCAAGTTCCGGTTCTGAAAATTGCAATTTATTATTATCATTTTACGATCTATTTCATGAACAATCTTTTTCCGATATTTTTGTTTTTATCGGTGATTTGGTTTACATCAAAATTGGCAAACAATACGGAGATTATTGCTATTTTAAGTTCCGGGATTTCGTTTACGCGTTTTATGCGGCCTTATATTATTGGAGCTTCGATTGTTTCTGTTATAGTTTTGCTCATGGGATTTTGGGTTATTCCAGTGTCCAGTGAGGGGTATAATAATTTTAGGTACACCTACCTCCGGAATGATGGAAAAGCACTTATGCGGGGCGATAATACTGATGTTTACAGACAGATAAATGATAATGATTTTATTTATGTAAACAGTTTTAATACAGAGTCTCAGACGGCTTATAATTTTTCTTTGGAACGATTTAAAAAAGAGAAACTGGAATACAAAATTACAGCCAGCAGAATCCAATGGAACCCAAAAGAAAAGAATTACACCTTGTATGATTACACCAAAAGAATTGTTGGAACTGAAGGCGATGTGATTGAAAAAGCTCCTGAAAAAAAGATGAAATTTACTTTTGACCTGGAGGATTTGACACCGGTAGTTTATATTGCCGAAACCTTGAGCCTTGGTGATTTGAATGCTTTTATTGATAAGGAAAGAAAGCGTGGTTCATCAAATATCAATGTCTATTTGGTTGTTTTATATAAAAAATACAGCGTTCCTGTTTCGGCCTTTATTTTGACTATTATTGCTGTTTCTGTGTCTGCAATGAAACGAAGAGGGGGAATGGGAGTAAATCTAGCCATCGGAATTGCAGTGGCTTTCTCATTTGTCTTTTTTGATAAAATATTTGGCGTATTGGCCGAAAAATCTACATTTTCACCTCTTATAGCGGTTTGGTTACCGAATGTCTTTTTTGGAATATTAGCCGTTTACTTATTACGAAATGCAAAACGATAA
- a CDS encoding endonuclease/exonuclease/phosphatase family protein, producing the protein MKTKLLYFFFLSSLTVFSQTKLLSWNLENFGKSKSDQEIAFITNTIKDYDIIAVQEVVAGNGGAQAVARLADELNRKGTKWDYRISDPTSSSSKKTERYAFLWKTTNLKLKGKPWLEQKYHSEIEREPYFATFEIKGKTITVASFHAITKSHQPETEIKYFKLLPQEYPSLNLVFAGDFNCPQSHSVFTPLKNMGFSPILKNQKTSLKTKVKKGNYLASEYDNIFYKINSITFIKSDAILFYKNFISLKEARKISDHLPIWFEFSLN; encoded by the coding sequence ATGAAAACAAAACTTCTTTATTTCTTTTTCTTAAGCTCTTTAACTGTATTTTCCCAAACCAAACTCCTTTCCTGGAATCTGGAAAACTTTGGAAAATCCAAATCAGACCAAGAAATTGCTTTTATAACCAATACAATAAAAGACTACGACATAATTGCCGTCCAGGAAGTAGTAGCAGGAAATGGTGGCGCACAAGCAGTGGCAAGACTTGCTGACGAACTTAACCGAAAAGGAACAAAATGGGATTATCGAATAAGCGACCCTACTTCCAGCAGTTCTAAAAAGACCGAACGTTACGCTTTTTTATGGAAAACAACCAATCTCAAACTAAAAGGCAAACCTTGGCTGGAACAAAAATACCATTCCGAAATTGAACGGGAACCCTATTTTGCCACATTCGAAATAAAAGGAAAGACTATAACAGTTGCTTCTTTTCATGCCATTACCAAAAGTCATCAACCTGAAACTGAGATTAAATATTTCAAGCTTTTGCCACAGGAATATCCATCGTTAAACCTAGTCTTTGCAGGAGATTTCAATTGTCCACAATCACACTCGGTTTTTACCCCTTTAAAAAATATGGGCTTTTCTCCTATCCTAAAAAATCAAAAAACATCATTGAAAACAAAAGTCAAAAAGGGTAATTATCTTGCATCCGAATATGACAATATCTTTTATAAAATAAATTCAATAACCTTTATAAAATCGGACGCAATTCTATTTTATAAAAATTTCATTTCTTTAAAAGAAGCCCGAAAAATATCAGACCATCTGCCCATTTGGTTTGAGTTTTCCCTGAATTAA
- a CDS encoding sensor histidine kinase: protein MGKRLEFNDLDLLLKNSQLSAAIRTMELERKRIAQDLHDDISSKLNVISLNCHLLRIPNLPQKDVEEITKNIIEYTSMALDSSKKMTYSLLPPVLDKFGLHAGIEELCSELIGNATVDIQYENNLSFDFKENSRHIHVFRILQELFANSIQHGKATSISVFFDEIDGKKTCRYSDNGTGFDLNQLANHKGLGMRNVVSRISVLEGNFSIESQMNNGVSVIFNF, encoded by the coding sequence ATGGGAAAAAGATTAGAATTTAATGATTTAGACCTTTTGTTGAAAAACAGTCAATTGTCGGCAGCGATTCGAACAATGGAATTGGAAAGAAAGCGAATTGCTCAAGATCTGCATGATGATATAAGTTCAAAATTGAATGTAATATCATTGAATTGTCATCTTCTAAGGATTCCAAATTTACCTCAGAAAGATGTTGAAGAAATTACCAAAAATATTATTGAATATACATCAATGGCTTTGGATAGTTCTAAGAAAATGACCTATAGTTTACTTCCTCCAGTCTTGGATAAATTTGGACTTCATGCAGGAATTGAAGAATTGTGTTCTGAATTAATCGGAAACGCAACAGTTGATATTCAATATGAAAACAATTTAAGTTTTGATTTTAAAGAGAATAGTAGACACATACATGTTTTTAGAATCTTACAGGAGTTATTTGCTAATTCGATTCAACATGGAAAAGCAACTTCAATTTCTGTTTTTTTTGACGAAATTGATGGTAAAAAAACATGTAGGTATTCAGATAACGGAACTGGTTTTGATTTGAATCAATTGGCTAATCATAAAGGTCTTGGAATGCGAAATGTGGTAAGTAGAATTTCTGTTTTGGAGGGGAATTTCTCTATCGAGTCACAAATGAATAATGGAGTTTCAGTGATATTTAATTTCTAA
- the tgt gene encoding tRNA guanosine(34) transglycosylase Tgt, whose protein sequence is MKFDLLKTDPQSKARAGSITTDHGVIETPIFMPVGTAASVKGVHQRELREEINPDIILGNTYHLYLRPQTEILEKAGGLHKFMNWDRNILTDSGGYQVYSLSGNRKIKEEGVKFKSHIDGSYHFFSPESVMEIQRTIGADIIMAFDECTPYPCDYRYAQRSMHMTHRWLDRCINHLEKLPFKYGYQQTFFPIVQGSTYKDLRRQSAEYIANSGQQGNAIGGLSVGEPAEEMYAMTEVVCEILPEDKPRYLMGVGTPINILENIALGIDMFDCVMPTRNARNGMLFTANGSINIKNKKWEADFSPIDEMGHTFVDLEYSKAYLRHLFAANEYLGKQIATIHNLGFYMWLVREARKHILAGDFKPWKEMMVKNMSQRL, encoded by the coding sequence ATGAAGTTTGATTTACTAAAAACAGATCCGCAATCAAAAGCCCGTGCGGGAAGTATCACCACTGATCACGGTGTAATTGAAACACCTATTTTTATGCCCGTTGGAACTGCTGCTTCAGTAAAAGGAGTACACCAAAGGGAATTGAGAGAAGAAATAAACCCAGATATTATTCTTGGAAATACTTATCATTTGTATTTGCGTCCGCAAACTGAAATTCTTGAAAAAGCAGGGGGATTGCACAAATTCATGAATTGGGACCGAAATATTTTGACCGATTCTGGAGGGTATCAAGTGTATTCTCTTTCGGGTAACCGAAAAATTAAGGAAGAGGGGGTAAAGTTTAAATCGCATATTGACGGTTCTTATCATTTTTTTTCACCTGAGAGTGTGATGGAAATCCAACGTACCATAGGTGCCGATATTATCATGGCTTTTGATGAGTGTACGCCGTATCCTTGTGATTACCGTTACGCACAACGCTCAATGCACATGACACACCGTTGGTTGGACCGTTGTATCAATCATTTAGAAAAACTACCTTTTAAATACGGTTACCAGCAAACGTTTTTTCCAATTGTTCAGGGAAGTACTTATAAAGATTTGCGTCGTCAATCGGCGGAGTATATTGCTAATTCCGGTCAACAAGGAAATGCCATTGGCGGACTTTCAGTAGGGGAGCCTGCAGAAGAAATGTACGCAATGACCGAAGTGGTTTGTGAGATCCTGCCTGAAGACAAGCCAAGATATTTAATGGGTGTAGGAACTCCGATTAATATTTTGGAAAATATCGCGCTTGGAATCGACATGTTTGATTGTGTGATGCCTACACGTAATGCCAGAAACGGTATGTTGTTTACTGCAAATGGATCGATCAATATTAAAAATAAGAAGTGGGAAGCCGATTTCTCTCCAATTGATGAAATGGGGCACACTTTTGTGGATTTGGAATATTCTAAAGCTTATTTACGTCATTTATTCGCAGCCAACGAATATTTAGGGAAACAAATTGCAACGATACACAATCTTGGTTTTTATATGTGGCTGGTTCGTGAGGCAAGAAAACATATCTTAGCAGGTGATTTCAAGCCATGGAAAGAGATGATGGTTAAAAATATGAGCCAACGATTATAA
- a CDS encoding DMT family transporter: protein MQNDNLKSYLNLHLIVFIWGFTAILGALITIQSEFLVWYRMFFAAVFIAIFLAIKKKSFKVAPKSLLKFVIVGLLIALHWILFFESIKISTVSITLSVFSLGAFFASLLEPLFYGRKVLWYEVFFGLLIIGGLGLIMQVEINYWSGMLLALISVFLGVLFTLINGKLIANHDPSVISFYEFSAGFIFISIYFLFKGFFSPEIFIMSAKNWILILILASICTAYAFTASVKVMRQLSPYTVMLTTNLEPVYGIVLAYFIIGGKEKMSIEFYIGAVVIVITVLLNGIIKHYRKEDEL, encoded by the coding sequence ATGCAAAACGATAATTTAAAAAGTTACCTTAATTTACATTTAATTGTTTTTATTTGGGGTTTTACAGCAATTTTAGGAGCATTAATTACCATTCAGTCTGAGTTTTTGGTTTGGTACAGAATGTTTTTTGCGGCGGTTTTTATCGCAATTTTTCTTGCTATTAAAAAGAAATCATTCAAAGTGGCTCCCAAGTCATTATTGAAGTTTGTTATAGTTGGTCTATTAATAGCCTTGCATTGGATTTTGTTTTTTGAATCCATAAAAATCTCGACAGTCTCGATTACTTTGTCTGTTTTTTCATTGGGCGCTTTTTTTGCCTCATTGTTGGAACCTTTGTTTTATGGGCGAAAAGTGCTTTGGTACGAAGTTTTCTTCGGATTACTTATCATTGGTGGTTTAGGTTTGATTATGCAGGTGGAGATCAATTATTGGAGCGGAATGTTATTGGCTTTAATTTCGGTGTTCTTAGGAGTTTTATTCACTTTGATAAACGGAAAATTAATTGCAAATCATGATCCTTCGGTGATCTCGTTTTATGAGTTTTCTGCTGGATTTATTTTTATTTCCATTTATTTTTTATTCAAAGGTTTTTTCTCGCCTGAAATTTTTATCATGTCAGCCAAAAACTGGATTTTGATTTTAATTTTGGCATCCATCTGTACCGCTTATGCTTTCACAGCTTCGGTAAAAGTGATGCGTCAATTATCTCCTTACACAGTAATGTTAACCACTAATTTAGAGCCAGTTTACGGTATTGTGTTGGCTTATTTTATCATTGGAGGAAAAGAAAAAATGAGCATTGAATTTTATATCGGTGCCGTAGTAATCGTGATTACGGTACTTTTGAACGGAATTATAAAACATTATAGAAAAGAAGACGAACTGTAA
- a CDS encoding response regulator transcription factor: protein MEETIKIILVDDEILFRKGISFLLSKEKNIEVIFEASDGVELIDFLKGDNPKPDIVIMDLKMPLLNGIEATKIIHRDFPEIKIIALTSYDSKSFIANMIDVGAVSYLVKNTTPQELFETINEVASKGFYYSEYVMGIIQNDLIANKKIKCNLDTNFITSRELEVLQLICKQKSTMEIGEKLFISPRTVEGHRNNLLIKTESKNVAGLVVYAIQNSIVTLEI from the coding sequence ATGGAGGAAACTATAAAAATAATTTTAGTGGATGATGAAATCCTGTTCAGAAAAGGAATTTCTTTTTTATTATCCAAAGAAAAAAATATTGAAGTGATTTTTGAAGCTTCAGATGGTGTTGAATTAATTGATTTTCTGAAAGGAGATAATCCTAAACCAGATATCGTGATTATGGATTTGAAAATGCCTTTGCTTAATGGAATTGAAGCCACTAAGATTATTCACAGGGATTTTCCGGAAATAAAAATCATTGCTTTGACAAGTTACGATTCAAAATCATTTATAGCTAATATGATTGATGTGGGAGCTGTTTCTTATCTGGTTAAAAATACTACACCACAGGAATTGTTTGAAACTATAAATGAAGTGGCTTCGAAAGGATTTTATTATTCTGAATATGTGATGGGGATTATCCAAAATGATTTGATTGCCAATAAAAAAATAAAATGCAATCTTGATACTAATTTTATTACTTCTCGGGAATTGGAAGTTTTACAACTTATTTGCAAACAAAAAAGTACCATGGAAATTGGTGAAAAACTGTTCATAAGCCCGAGAACGGTTGAAGGACATAGAAATAATCTACTCATCAAAACCGAATCAAAGAATGTGGCTGGATTGGTGGTTTATGCCATTCAAAATTCAATTGTGACTTTGGAAATTTAA
- the dnaB gene encoding replicative DNA helicase yields the protein MENFKNISPVKVDKSTIINLEKGKLPPQAVDLEEAVLGAMMIDKKGVDDVIDILQPDAFYKDAHKYIFEAIVQLFNDTQPIDLLTVSAQLRKNAKLDVAGGDFYLIQLTQKISSSAHIEFHSRIILQKFIQRSLIRISSEIIEDSYDETADVFDLLDKAESKLYEVTQGNIKRSSETAQSLVLQAKKKIEEIAGKEGLSGVATGFDKLDKLTSGWQPSDLIIIAARPAMGKTAFVLSMTRNIAIDFNQPVALFSLEMASVQLITRLISSETGLSSEKLRTGKLEKHEWEQLSTKVKNLEKAPIFIDDTPSLSIFDLRAKARRLVSQHGIKIIIIDYLQLMTAGSSAKGGGGNREQEISTISRNLKALAKELNVPVIALSQLSRAVETRGSSKRPLLSDLRESGAIEQDADIVSFLYRPEYYKIEEWDDEEASPTAGQAEIMIAKHRNGGIENVRLKFIGHLGRFDNLEDYGSGYDDLPSSMNHDDSPFITKNLPSANEAFGSNFNHDDDDDGDVPF from the coding sequence ATGGAAAATTTCAAAAATATAAGTCCCGTCAAAGTGGACAAATCAACGATTATTAACCTGGAAAAAGGCAAGTTACCCCCACAGGCTGTAGATTTGGAAGAGGCTGTGCTTGGGGCAATGATGATTGACAAAAAAGGAGTAGATGACGTAATTGATATTCTCCAACCTGATGCATTCTATAAAGATGCACACAAATATATATTTGAGGCAATTGTACAATTGTTTAACGACACTCAGCCAATCGATTTATTGACCGTTTCGGCTCAACTTCGAAAAAATGCCAAATTGGACGTAGCGGGGGGTGATTTCTATTTAATTCAGCTTACGCAAAAGATTTCCTCGTCAGCGCATATTGAATTTCACTCTAGAATTATCCTTCAAAAGTTTATTCAACGTAGTTTGATCCGAATTTCTTCTGAAATCATTGAAGATTCGTATGATGAAACCGCCGATGTATTTGATCTATTGGATAAAGCCGAATCGAAGCTTTACGAAGTGACCCAAGGAAATATTAAACGAAGTTCCGAGACAGCGCAAAGTTTAGTATTACAGGCTAAGAAAAAAATCGAGGAGATTGCCGGTAAGGAAGGACTTAGTGGAGTGGCTACCGGTTTTGATAAACTCGATAAATTGACTTCGGGATGGCAGCCGAGTGACTTAATCATTATTGCTGCGAGACCTGCGATGGGAAAAACGGCTTTCGTTTTGTCCATGACTAGAAATATTGCTATTGATTTTAATCAGCCAGTTGCTTTGTTCTCTCTTGAGATGGCTTCGGTACAGTTGATTACGCGTTTGATTTCGTCTGAAACAGGATTGTCTTCGGAAAAATTACGTACTGGAAAATTAGAAAAGCACGAGTGGGAACAGTTGAGTACGAAAGTTAAGAATTTGGAAAAAGCTCCAATTTTTATTGATGATACTCCTTCGTTATCGATTTTTGATTTGCGTGCCAAAGCGAGACGTTTGGTGTCACAACATGGTATTAAAATTATAATTATTGACTATTTGCAGTTAATGACTGCCGGAAGTTCAGCTAAAGGAGGCGGCGGAAACAGAGAGCAAGAGATTTCGACAATTTCCCGAAACCTAAAAGCATTGGCAAAAGAGCTTAATGTTCCGGTAATTGCCCTTTCTCAGTTATCGCGTGCTGTTGAAACCCGTGGTTCTAGTAAAAGACCTTTGCTTTCGGATCTTCGTGAATCGGGAGCTATTGAGCAGGATGCGGATATTGTTTCGTTCCTGTATCGTCCTGAATATTACAAAATCGAGGAATGGGACGATGAAGAAGCTTCTCCAACAGCCGGACAGGCAGAGATTATGATTGCTAAACATAGAAATGGTGGAATCGAAAATGTCCGTTTGAAATTTATTGGACATCTTGGGCGATTTGACAACTTAGAAGATTATGGAAGTGGTTATGATGATTTGCCTTCAAGTATGAATCACGATGATAGTCCTTTCATTACTAAAAATCTTCCATCGGCAAATGAGGCTTTTGGAAGCAATTTTAACCATGATGACGATGACGATGGTGATGTTCCGTTTTAA
- a CDS encoding DUF2490 domain-containing protein codes for MKNLFRVLVFLFPFLVFSQVPTQKDVNEQVQTWVSLNTVTKFSDHWGVVADAHIRENGFFESNNFYFLRGGVSYFPNSSVSVTGGYAHMWLAPTKEGWSTYADENRIYEQVQLTTKIGKVSVLQRLRNEQRWQEKIVNDEPTGKNRFTNRVRYLASFTIPVFNDKRLPSLVLSDEILIHFGQEVVYNTFDQNRFFVGIKQNVSPKLSFDLGYMNVSQQKYSGYQYDMNHTIRLFFYLNSVIKHKVAKAPDHHSGDE; via the coding sequence TTGAAAAACTTATTTAGAGTTCTAGTTTTTTTGTTTCCTTTTTTGGTTTTTTCCCAAGTACCTACACAAAAAGATGTTAATGAGCAGGTGCAAACTTGGGTTTCGTTAAATACTGTGACAAAGTTCAGTGATCATTGGGGAGTTGTTGCAGATGCGCATATTCGTGAAAACGGATTTTTTGAAAGTAATAATTTTTATTTTTTACGAGGTGGTGTTTCTTATTTCCCCAATTCATCCGTTTCAGTTACGGGGGGCTACGCGCACATGTGGCTGGCTCCAACAAAGGAAGGATGGTCAACTTATGCTGATGAAAACAGAATTTATGAACAGGTACAATTAACAACAAAGATTGGGAAAGTAAGTGTTCTCCAAAGATTGAGGAACGAACAAAGATGGCAGGAAAAAATAGTTAATGACGAACCTACCGGTAAAAATCGTTTTACGAACAGGGTACGGTATTTAGCCAGTTTTACGATTCCGGTTTTTAACGATAAAAGACTGCCTTCTTTGGTTCTGTCTGATGAAATTTTAATTCATTTTGGTCAAGAAGTGGTTTACAATACCTTTGATCAAAATCGATTTTTTGTTGGAATTAAACAAAATGTTAGTCCAAAATTGAGCTTTGATTTAGGATATATGAATGTCAGTCAACAAAAATATTCAGGATATCAGTATGATATGAATCATACCATCCGATTGTTTTTCTATTTGAATTCAGTTATAAAACACAAAGTGGCCAAAGCTCCAGATCATCATTCGGGCGATGAGTAA
- a CDS encoding acetyl-CoA carboxylase carboxyltransferase subunit alpha — MEYLDFELPIKELEEQLDKCVVIGLESDVDVTNTCKQINKKLEETKKQIYKNLTAWQRVQLSRHPSRPYTLDHIKGICGDTFLELHGDRGFKDDKAMIGGLGKIGGQSFMIVGQQKGFNTKTRQYRNFGMANPEGYRKALRLMKMAEKFNIPVVTLIDTPGAYPGLEAEERGQGEAIARNIFEMVRLKVPIITVIVGEGASGGALGIGVGDRVYMLENTWYSVISPESCSSILWKSWDYKEQAAEALKLTSSDMKKQKLVDDIIPEPLGGAHYDRETTFKTVEQFILKGYNELKDLSTEELIAQRMDKYCKMGEFKE; from the coding sequence ATGGAATATTTAGATTTTGAGCTTCCTATAAAAGAGCTTGAAGAGCAATTAGATAAATGTGTTGTTATTGGTTTAGAGTCGGATGTTGACGTTACGAATACGTGTAAACAAATCAATAAAAAATTAGAAGAAACTAAAAAACAGATTTATAAAAACTTAACTGCTTGGCAACGTGTGCAGTTATCGAGACATCCTAGCAGACCTTATACTTTGGATCATATCAAAGGGATTTGTGGAGATACTTTTTTGGAGCTTCATGGCGACAGAGGTTTCAAAGATGACAAGGCCATGATTGGTGGTTTAGGAAAAATTGGAGGGCAATCTTTTATGATTGTCGGACAACAAAAAGGATTCAATACTAAGACACGTCAGTACAGAAACTTTGGGATGGCTAATCCTGAAGGATACAGAAAAGCATTGCGCTTGATGAAAATGGCTGAGAAATTCAATATTCCTGTAGTTACTTTAATTGATACTCCCGGTGCTTATCCAGGATTGGAAGCTGAAGAGAGAGGACAAGGAGAAGCCATCGCAAGAAATATTTTTGAAATGGTGCGATTGAAAGTGCCAATCATAACAGTTATTGTTGGTGAAGGTGCATCTGGAGGTGCTTTGGGAATAGGTGTTGGAGACCGTGTTTATATGTTGGAAAACACATGGTACTCCGTAATTTCACCAGAATCATGTTCTTCTATTTTATGGAAAAGTTGGGACTACAAAGAGCAAGCTGCCGAAGCATTGAAACTGACTTCTTCCGATATGAAGAAACAAAAATTAGTTGATGATATCATTCCGGAACCACTTGGGGGAGCTCACTATGACAGAGAGACTACTTTTAAAACAGTTGAGCAATTTATCTTGAAAGGATACAACGAGTTGAAAGACTTATCAACAGAAGAGTTAATCGCGCAGAGAATGGATAAATACTGTAAAATGGGTGAGTTTAAAGAGTAA